The segment TAAAGATTCTTCTAGGGCTTTATATGCTCCATTAATACTCTTTGCACCGGTTTTTACTACTGAGAAAGAAAGAATATTATTTTTATCATCTATAATTACAACATTAGTTGAAGTTGAACCGCTATCTAAACCTGCGAAGTAAATAGAATTCATTTCATTTTTTGAAGGTTTACTATTAATAGAAGCTTTTTCTAAGGATTCAAAAAAGCTTCTATTCTTGTTGAAATTTGGCCATTATTTTGATTTAAAAAATCTGTTTCTAATTTAAGAATCGGAATAGAACTAGAGGATTTTAAGCTTGCATATTCAAAAGAATAATAATCACAAAATTTTAAAGTATTATATATTATACCCTTTATATTTAAATTATTCTTATATAAGAAATCCTGTCTTTTACTTATATCGCACATTCTCATACATGGAAATTGTGACAAAACTATCTTTGCATACTCTTTAATTAAATAATTTTGAGAAGGTACTCTAAATTTACTATAGTCTAAAGAGTAATTTGTGCAGGTTTTGTCTATTACTTTATATTTAGAAAAGTTTAAAGTAAAAGATAAAGAAGGGCTTAAAGGTGCTCCCATTATCAAAATAGAGTCAGTAGCTTCCTTATCTAATTCATTATTTTTATTAAAATTATTTTGCTTACTGCATATATTTAAATAAAGAGCATGAGAATTAAAATTTTTGTTCAAAAAAGCCTCTAAACTGTGGATAAGTTCATATATTTCTTTTTCATATAGGTAAAAAGAAGTAGTATTTAATTTCCTAGGAAAATCCATTAAATAAAGAAATTTAAATGTATTTTCTCTTTTTAAAATATCATAAAGACGTCTTATGCTATCGCAGCAATTAGTCAGTATTAGTTTATCTATATTGCTTCTATAACATTCTTCTAAAATAGCTTTAGCGTAAGAACACATATTATCGTGAGTTAAGGTGTTAGCCTTAAAAAAAGATTCTACATTAGGAGTTATTTTAATAGTTTTTTCACCAAAGCTTTCTATTATATCAATGGGTGTGTATTTACATATATAACCTATCATAAAAAATATCCTCCAAATCAATATTGTTTATTTAAAATTTCAAGAAATGCTTCAACTCTAGTTTTAACTTGTCCACAAGAACTTTTTCTTCTGTCTATTCCATCACCGTCTATGGATATAAAAGGTATATTTCTTCTAGATAGCTCTTTATTTAGCATGGAAACTCCAGAGTTTGACTGCTTACAGCCCCACTGACAGAAGTTTATTACTGCATCTGCATTGGTTTCTTTGTATAGCTTTAAAATTTCTTCTATTTTTCTTTCGTAAGAACCATTGAAGTTATTCAATATCATTTTTTTGGCCAGTGCATTTAAAGGATGGTCTAGGTCTAAATTTTCCATATAGTCAAAATTTAAGTCGCAGCTCAGTAGCTGATAATCTTCATTAAAATTAAAGTATTTAGTTAAGTGTTTGTTATAAAAAGGTAAAGTGTGTATCCAAAGAAATCTTTTCCCTGTGGCTTTACTTGCTTTTGAATTTTTTATATCTTTAGCTAAAAGTTCGTAAAATCTTAAGGTTTCAGGTCTACCTATGGAAACATGGGAAGCAAAAAGTTTATACATCTCTATCGTTAAAGAGCTTGGAAAGTATTTATATTTTGACTCCTTCAAATATTTTTTAAATAGGCATTTGCTTTGGTTTTCGTTAAGTAGTATTTGTCTTAGGTTATTATAATCTAATTTTTTATGAAGAGTATTTTCTAGCATATCAATTAATTCCTTTAACTGCTCTACTACATATAGTTCACTATCTTTATTATAACTATAGGGAATATCAATAATATAAAGTGGAATTTGGTATTTTGATGAAGCATATCTAAAGGTATTTATATTTGCATCACATAGGGTAGAAGAAGTTATAGCAAATTTAGGTTTTGGCAAAACGCCAGTTTCTATTGAACCTATAAATGCTTTGTGGTAACTGCAAAGAGTTTCACTAATGCCGGAATTTTCAGAGGCATCTATAAAAACATCTTCACATTGAAGACCACATAGAAAGGATGAAAATCCTTCTACAAAAAGAGGGGGACGTTTAATGCATGTAGAATTTCTGAAGGAGAAAATAAATTTACAAAACCATAATTACTATGACTATTTAAAGCTTCTAAAATATATTTAACACATAGGTTGCTTAAATATTGTAGGGAAAGTGGAAGCTTTTTATCAGAAAAATGCTTTGTTCTTAGGGCTTCTAAGGATAACCCTAATTTTATTAGATTTCTAGCGGATTTAGGGTTATGAATATTCCTTGTAATTATATTTCCATAAAACTTAATAATATCCAAAGTATCTCACCTCTTTAAAATAATAGCACAAAAACCTATATAAGACTATATTTTGATCTTATAAGTTTATTTGATTTTTGGATAAGCAATAGTTTTAGGGTTGTGCAAAAAATTAGAATAATTTTATGTTTTTTCATAATTTTTAGTTTATAATATAGACATATTGTATTAATAAATTTAATATAAAAGACCATGAAACTAGCTTAAGGGGGATTTTAATGGAAATAAATAAGAAAATTGATGAAATGAGAGATCAGTTGATTTCTAAAACTCAAGAAATTCTAAAGATTAAAAGTGTTGAAGGAGAGCCTAAAAGTGGAATGCCTTTTGGTGAGGGACCAGCAAAAGCTTTAGCTTGTGCTTTAAAAATAAGTGAGGATTTGGGCTTTAAAACTACAAATTTAGATAACTATATAGGTTATGCTGAGTATGGCCAGGGTGAAGATTACGTAGCTGTATTAGGTCACTTAGATGTAGTTCCAGAAGGAGACGGATGGAAGTATCCACCTTACAGTGCAGAAATACATGACGGAAGAATATATTCAAGAGGAACTTTAGATGATAAGGGACCTGTAATGGCTGCACTTTATGGATTAAAAGCTATAAAAGAAGCGGGATTAAATTTAAATAAAAGGGTCAGAATAATTTTTGGAACTAATGAAGAAACTGGAAGTAGAGAAATAGGATACTATTTAAAGAAGGAAAAGCCACCAGTTGCTGGTTTTACACCAGATGGTCAATATCCAATTATAAATGGAGAAAAAGGAATTACATCCTTTGATTTAGTAAAGGAATTAAAAAATAGGTCTTGTGGTGATTTAGTAATTAAAGCTTTTAAAGGTGGAAATGCTTCAAATATGGTTCCAGACAAGTGCAGTGTTGAACTTATAGCAAAAGACCCTAAAAATGTAGTAAATGCACTAGAAACCTTTACTTCTAAAACTGGATATGAAATAGTAGCTAAGGTAGAGGGGAATAATGTAACAATTAATTCAACTGGAATGTCAGCTCATGGAAGTTTACCTCATCTTGGAAAGAATGCAATAATGCAGTTGTTTGCATTTCTTGCAACTTTAGAATTTGAAAAATGTGACATAGTTGATTTTATTAAATATATTAATGAAAACATAGGTATGGAGATTGATGGAAAAAGCCTAGGAGTTAATCTTGAAGATGAGGATTCTGGAAAACTATCTTTGAATTTAGGAATTGCAAAGGCAGATGAAGATAGAGCATTTGTTACACTAAATTTAAGATATCCGGTTACAAAAACTTTAGATGATGTAATGGTTCCTCTTGAAAACAAGCTTAAAGGTACTAATATAGAACTTATTAACTTAAAACACCAAAAACCACTATATTTTAAACCAGAACATCCTTTAGTAAAAACACTTCAAAAGGTATATACTAAAGAAACTAATAAAGAAGCTACTCTTCTTTCTATAGGAGGAGGAACTTATGCAAAAGAAATGCCTAACATATTAGCTTTTGGACCAATTTTTCCAGGTGGCGCAGATCTTGACCATCAACCAAATGAATATATAGAAATAGAAGATTTGGTTTTAAATGCTAAGATATATGCTCATGCAATATATGAACTTGCAAAGTAGTTTTACTAAAAAATAAATTAATACTTAATATTAATAAAAGACTCTCAGTTTTTATCTGGGAGTCTTTTATTAATCTTTGTTTTTAATAAGTTTAAAATTTATTAAAAAAACTAAACATATAAATTGTTAATACTAGTTGAAAATAAATTATGTAAAGGGTAGAATAGTTTTAGGTTATTTTATAGGCACGCTATAACGAGGAGGAAAAAGATGTTAGATAAAAAGAAAAAATATATAATAGGATACATAATAGGGGCTTTAATATTAATAACTATTGGAAATTATGTATTGGATTCTATAAGAGTTCAAGAAATATCTTATAATAAATTAATACAATTAGCTGAACAGAAAAAAATCCAAAAAGTGCAGCTAAAAAATGACAAAATTCTTGTAGTGCCAAGTAAAGATAGTGGAATAAATAAGGAAATTCTATATACAGGTAGAATAGGTAATTCATCTGTGGAAAATAAATTTCTGGATACTTTAAGTAAAAATAATGTTGATTATTCTTCACCTATACAAAAAATAGCTTTTTAATAGATTTTTTACTATGGTGGATAGGCCCATTAATTCTAATGTTTTTATTTGGAAAACTTTTATTTGGAAAATTAGACAAGAAAATGGGAAATGGAGTTATGTCTTTTGGTAAAAACAGTGCAAAAATATATGGAGAAGACGAAACTGGAATTAATTTTTCAGATGTAGCAGGAGAGGATGAAGCAAAAGAATCTCTAATAGAAATCGTAGATTTTCTTCATAATACTGAGAAATATACTAAAATAGGTGCAAGACTTCCAAAAGGAGCCTTATTAGTAGGCCCTCCAGGAACAGGAAAAACTCTTCTTGCAAAGGCTGTTGCAGGAGAAGCAAAAGTTCCATTTTTCTCTATATCAGGTTCTGAATTTGTTGAGATGTTTGTAGGAATGGGAGCTTCAAGAGTTAGAGATTTATTTAAACAAGCTGAGGGAAAAGCACCTTGCATAGTTTTCATAGATGAAATTGATGCTATAGGTAAAAGTAGAGATAATAACATGTCTACTAATGATGAAAGAGAACAAACTTTAAATCAGCTTCTAACTGAAATGGATGGATTTGATTCTTCTAAAGGGGTAGTTATACTAGCTGCTACTAATAGACCAGAAGTTTTAGATAAGGCTCTTTTAAGACCTGGCAGATTTGACAGAAGAGTTATAGTTGATAGACCAGATTTAAAAGGAAGAGAATCTATATTAAAAGTGCATACTAAAGATGTTAAGATAAGTGAAGATGTTAAATTAAATGACATTGCCAAAGCAACTCCAGGAGCCGTAGGAGCGGATTTAGCTAATATGGTAAATGAAGCGGCTCTTCTAGCTGTTAAAAATGGCAGAGATAAAGTAATACAAGAGGATTTAGAGGAAGCAGTTGAAATAATAATAGCTGGAAAAGAGAAAAAAGATAGAATACTTTCTGATAAAGAAAAGAAAGCTGTAGCATTTCATGAGGTTGGTCATGCACTTACAGCGGCACTTTTAAAAAATGCAGATCCAGTTCATAAGATTACCATAGTTCCTAGAACTTTAGGAGCACTAGGGTATACAATGCAGCTTCCAGAGGAAGAAAAGTATTTAGTTTCAAAAGAAGAGATGCTAGATGAGATAACAGTTCTATTAGCAGGAAGAGCAGCTGAGGAGATACAGTTTAATATGGTGTCAACAGGTGCATCAAATGACATTGAAAAAGCCACACAAACTGCAAGAAACATGGTATCTATTTATGGTATGTCTGAAAGATTTGATATGATGGGTCTTGAAAAACCAGGCGCTAGATATTTAGATGGAAGACCAGTGCAAAATTGTAGCGAGAGAACTTCAGCTTCAATAGATGAAGAAACTTTAAAAATAATTAAAAATGCCCATATAAGAGCAAAGAAAATTTTAAAGGAAAACAAGGAGCTTCTAGAAAAGTTGCCTCAGTTCTTTTGGAAAAAGAAACTATTATGGGTGAAGAGTTTATGAGTATAATAAATGGAGATAAAAAAATAGATACTGAAGAAAAAGAAGTAGAAAAAGAAGTGGAAAAGACTTCAGGTGAAACGCTTGATGAAGCAAAAAATGAACTTAGTGATGATTTAGAAAAAGAGAAAATGTAAAAAAATATAATAGAGTAATAAAATATATATAGTAAGGCGATAGATAGTCAAAGTATTGTAATTATTTAGTTAATAGTATATAATGGCTGCTGTCGCTTTGCTATTTTATGAGAGGAGATAGTTATTATGCAAAAGTCTGAAGAGAACATTAGTAAAGAGTTACAATTTGAAATTGAAAAAAAGCACTTAAGAAATGTTATTGAAATTATAAAGGAAGAAATATTAAATTATATTGACAAACGAAATAATATTACTGAGAAACTAATTGAGTATAGAAAAAATGCTTTAGATGAATATAAGGATGATGAAGATAAGTTAATTGAGTATTTTGATCATGAAAGATACGCAAAAGAAGAAGCTTATAAAATAATTGATAAGAGATTAAAGGAAATTACTGTACTTCAAAAAGTGCCTTATTTTGGAAAAATAGATTTACTAGATAAAGAATATAAAGAAGAGGATAAAATATATATTGGAAGATTCGGATTAACAAAAGATGGAGAATACGAGCCAATAGTAATAGATTGGAGAGCACCTATTGCGTCTTTATTCTATGAAGGAAAGCTTGGGAATGCAGAATACGAAAGCCCTAATGGCAAAGTAGATGTTGATATATTAAATAAAAAGCAGTATGTAATAAAAAACGAAGAATTACTTGGAATGTTTGATTCTGTAGTAGATATTAAAGATGAAGTTTTAAAGATGGTTCTAAGTAAAAATGTTGGTGAAAAATTAAGAGATATTATAATGACTATACAAAAGGAACAAGATGAAATAATAAGGCAATCAAAAGATGAAACTGTAGTAGTAGATGGGGTAGCTGGTAGTGGAAAAACTACAATAGCTCTTCATAGAGTAGCCTATTTATTGTATAATCATAGGAAAAATCTTGAAGATAAAGTTGTTATATTTGGACCCAATAATATTTTTATGGAATATATATCTAGAGTTCTTCCTAGCCTTGGAGAAAGCGGGGTTAAACAGAGCACTTTTTATGATTTTGCCATAGAGATTTTAAATTTAAAAGATGTAATGGATTTAAGTCTTTATATGGAAAAGATAGTAACTTGTGATAAAGAGTTTATAGATGAAGTTTTGTATAAAACATCTATAGATTATAAGGTAAAATTAGATAATTTAGTAGAAGATATGAATGATAATTTCTTTGTTAAAAGAGATGTTTTACTTGGGAATACAATAGTTGTTTCCAAGGAGGATATTAAAGAATTATTTAATACTTACTATGCTTCTATGCCTTTATTTAAAAGAAGCAATAAAATAAGGAGAATAATTTTTTCTAAACTTAAGGATAAAAGAGATGAACTTGTAAGAGATATTAACAAAAGATATAAGGAAAGTATTGAAAAATTAGATAAAGAAAAATTAGAACTTGAAGGTAGTTTTTTAGATTTAAAGAGAAAGATAAATATCAGAGAAGTAATAAAAATGGTTATTTCAGCCAAAAAACCTTAAAGTGGCTCAATAATCCTAGCTGCGAAGAAATATACAATAAAATGAATGATAACAATGAATTAAACATAGACGATTTAGCACCTATACTATATTTAAAAATTAGGTTAGAGGGATTTAAATTGAGAAGGGATATAAAGCACATAGTTATTGATGAGGCTCAAGATTACAGTGCACTTCAATTTTTAGTTATTAGTGAACTTTTAAATTGTAAACATTTTACTATAGTAGGTGACAGTAATCAGAGAATAATTCCAATAAAAGAAGATATCCCAATGAACAATTTAAATTTGGTTCTTCCTAATCGTGATTATAAATACTTTAAATTAACAAAGAGCTATAGATCTACAAAACAAATAATGGACTATGCAAATAAATATTTAGAGGATTCAAAAATAGTTCCAATGGTTAGAGAGGGAAAACCAGTGGTTCTAAAAACCTATAATGATAGCGAAGAATTTCTAGAAGAACTACTAGATAAAATAAGCGAATTAAAGGATAAAAACTATGAAAGCATAGCTGTTATTTGTAAGGATTTAAGTAACACAAGAAGAATATTTAATATTTTAAAAGATAAAATTTATATTAAGTTATTAGACAATGAAGATATTATTTACAAAGGCGGAATTGCTTTAATGCCATCCTACTTTGCTAAGGGATTGGAATTTGATGGCGTTATATTTATTGAAGATGGTGAAAATGAAAAGGGTGACAAAATAAAATATGTAATGGCTACAAGGGCTTTACATGAGTTAATTGTCTTAAAGGAGAAGTAAAAAAATTATTTTATGCATATTACATTTAAAATAATAGTCAAAAATCATATTTATTATAATTTTCCAAAAATTTGTTGTATAATAGAATTAAATATTTGCAAACAATAAATTAAAAATATGGGAGGTTTACAAATGGAATTTAAGTCAGACATACAAATTGCCCAAGAAGCAGCTATTAAAAATATTGGTGAAATAGTAAAAAAGCTAAACATATCAGAGGAAGAAATGGATTATTATGGAAAATACAAAGCTAAAATTAGCTATAATCTATTAAAAGAAAAAACTGATAAAAAGCCAGGAAAGTTAATATTAACTACAGCAATTAACCCAACTCCAGCAGGTGAAGGAAAGACAACAACAGCTATAGGAGTTGCAGATGCTTTATCAAAATTAGGAAAAAATGCTTCTGTTGCTTTAAGAGAACCATCTTTAGGACCAGTTTTTGGTGTGAAAGGCGGCGCTGCAGGAGGAGGTTATGCTCAGGTAATACCAATGGAGGACATTAATTTGCATTTTACCGGAGATATACACGCAATTGGTGCAGCAAATAACTTATTAGCAGCAATTATTGATAATCATATATATCAAGGAAATGAATTAAACATAGACCCAAGAAGAATTACTTGGAGAAGATGTGTGGACATGAACGATAGACAATTAAGATCTATTGTAGATGGAATAGGAGCTAAAACTAATGGAATGCCTAGAGAAGATGGCTTTGATATAACCGTTGCTTCAGAAGTTATGGCGATTTTCTGTTTGGCAAATGACATAGAGGATTTAAAGGAAAGATTATCAAAAATAGTCATAGGTTATAGTTTCCAAGGGGAGCCTGTTACAGTAAAGCAGTTAAAAGCTGAGGGAGCTATGGCGGCCTTATTAAAAGACGCATTAAAGCCTAATGTAGTTCAAACTTTAGAAGGAACACCAGCATTTATTCATGGTGGACCTTTTGCAAACATTGCTCACGGATGTAATTCAGTAATTGCAACTAAAATGGCTATGCACTTTAGTGATTACGTAGTTACAGAAGCAGGTTTTGGTGCAGATTTAGGTGCGGAAAAATTCTTAGATATAAAATGTAGAATGTCAGGGATAAAACCAGATGCAGTAGTTATAGTAGCTACGGTTAGAGCACTAAAATACAATGGTGGGGTTCCTAAAAAAGAGCTTAATGGAGAGAATTTAGAGGCTCTTGAAAAAGGCTTGCCAAATTTATTAAAACATGTTGAAAATATTACTAAAGTATTTAAATTGCCAGCAGTAGTTGCTATAAATAAATTCCCTACAGATACAAAAGATGAACTTGATTTAATAACAAAAAAATGTAAAGAATTAGGAGTTAATGTTGCTCTATCAGATGTTTGGGCAAATGGTGGAGAAGGTGGAGTTGAAGTTGCTAAAGAGGTTTTAAGATTAATAGATGAAGCTGAAAACAACTTTACTTATGCTTATGAATTAGACTTACCTATAAAGGAAAAAATAAAAGCTATAGCTCAAAAAATATATGGTGCTGAGGATGTAGAATTTACAAAAGCAGCTTCAAAACAGATTTCCGAATTAGAAAAAAATGGATTTGGAAATGTTCCGATTTGTGTAGCTAAAACTCAGTATTCATTAACAGATGATCAAACTAAACTGGGAAGACCAGAAGGCTTTAAGATAACAGTAAGAGAAGTAAATATTTCCGCTGGAGCAGGTTTTGCAGTAGCTGTTACTGGTCAAATAATGAAAATGCCAGGTCTTCCAAAAGTACCTGCAGCTGAAAAAATTGATGTAGATAAAGATGGAGTAATAACAGGATTATTCTAAAGCTTTAGGGGGGTAAAATATGAAACTAGTTAATAAATCTTGTGTGGATTTTACTGAAGAATTAGCCTCTAAAAACCCAGTTCCAGGAGGTGGCTCAGCTGCGGCTTTAACAGGAGCTTTAGGGGCGGCCTTAAGTAGCATGGTTTGTAATTTAACCATAGGAAAAAAGAAATTTATTAAGTATGATAAGGAATTGAATGAGATATTACAAGAGGCTAAAGAAATACAAGAAAAGTTAATTAATATGATTGACATGGATGCAGATAATTTTTTGCCTTTGTC is part of the Haloimpatiens sp. FM7315 genome and harbors:
- a CDS encoding 2-hydroxyacyl-CoA dehydratase subunit D is translated as MFSFRNSTCIKRPPLFVEGFSSFLCGLQCEDVFIDASENSGISETLCSYHKAFIGSIETGVLPKPKFAITSSTLCDANINTFRYASSKYQIPLYIIDIPYSYNKDSELYVVEQLKELIDMLENTLHKKLDYNNLRQILLNENQSKCLFKKYLKESKYKYFPSSLTIEMYKLFASHVSIGRPETLRFYELLAKDIKNSKASKATGKRFLWIHTLPFYNKHLTKYFNFNEDYQLLSCDLNFDYMENLDLDHPLNALAKKMILNNFNGSYERKIEEILKLYKETNADAVINFCQWGCKQSNSGVSMLNKELSRRNIPFISIDGDGIDRRKSSCGQVKTRVEAFLEILNKQY
- the pepV gene encoding dipeptidase PepV: MEINKKIDEMRDQLISKTQEILKIKSVEGEPKSGMPFGEGPAKALACALKISEDLGFKTTNLDNYIGYAEYGQGEDYVAVLGHLDVVPEGDGWKYPPYSAEIHDGRIYSRGTLDDKGPVMAALYGLKAIKEAGLNLNKRVRIIFGTNEETGSREIGYYLKKEKPPVAGFTPDGQYPIINGEKGITSFDLVKELKNRSCGDLVIKAFKGGNASNMVPDKCSVELIAKDPKNVVNALETFTSKTGYEIVAKVEGNNVTINSTGMSAHGSLPHLGKNAIMQLFAFLATLEFEKCDIVDFIKYINENIGMEIDGKSLGVNLEDEDSGKLSLNLGIAKADEDRAFVTLNLRYPVTKTLDDVMVPLENKLKGTNIELINLKHQKPLYFKPEHPLVKTLQKVYTKETNKEATLLSIGGGTYAKEMPNILAFGPIFPGGADLDHQPNEYIEIEDLVLNAKIYAHAIYELAK
- a CDS encoding 2-hydroxyacyl-CoA dehydratase, coding for MIGYICKYTPIDIIESFGEKTIKITPNVESFFKANTLTHDNMCSYAKAILEECYRSNIDKLILTNCCDSIRRLYDILKRENTFKFLYLMDFPRKLNTTSFYLYEKEIYELIHSLEAFLNKNFNSHALYLNICSKQNNFNKNNELDKEATDSILIMGAPLSPSLSFTLNFSKYKVIDKTCTNYSLDYSKFRVPSQNYLIKEYAKIVLSQFPCMRMCDISKRQDFLYKNNLNIKGIIYNTLKFCDYYSFEYASLKSSSSIPILKLETDFLNQNNGQISTRIEAFLNP
- a CDS encoding formate--tetrahydrofolate ligase; its protein translation is MEFKSDIQIAQEAAIKNIGEIVKKLNISEEEMDYYGKYKAKISYNLLKEKTDKKPGKLILTTAINPTPAGEGKTTTAIGVADALSKLGKNASVALREPSLGPVFGVKGGAAGGGYAQVIPMEDINLHFTGDIHAIGAANNLLAAIIDNHIYQGNELNIDPRRITWRRCVDMNDRQLRSIVDGIGAKTNGMPREDGFDITVASEVMAIFCLANDIEDLKERLSKIVIGYSFQGEPVTVKQLKAEGAMAALLKDALKPNVVQTLEGTPAFIHGGPFANIAHGCNSVIATKMAMHFSDYVVTEAGFGADLGAEKFLDIKCRMSGIKPDAVVIVATVRALKYNGGVPKKELNGENLEALEKGLPNLLKHVENITKVFKLPAVVAINKFPTDTKDELDLITKKCKELGVNVALSDVWANGGEGGVEVAKEVLRLIDEAENNFTYAYELDLPIKEKIKAIAQKIYGAEDVEFTKAASKQISELEKNGFGNVPICVAKTQYSLTDDQTKLGRPEGFKITVREVNISAGAGFAVAVTGQIMKMPGLPKVPAAEKIDVDKDGVITGLF